Sequence from the Agrococcus sp. SL85 genome:
TCCGTGGCCTCCTCGGCGGCGGGCTGCTCGGCCGCGGCCTCGTCGGGGACAGGGGCCTCGTCTGCGGTCTCCGGCGAGGCGTGCGCCTCGGAGACGGGCGCGGGCGACTCGTCGGTCGCGGCGGCCTCGGGGGCTGCCGCGGCCTCCTGCTCGACGGGTGCCTCGGGCACGGCCGTCTCGTCGGCGGCGGGGTCGTGGGGCTGGGTGGCGTCAGGCATGGGGAGCCTCTCAGGCGAGGGGGATGGGCAGGACGAGCCTAGTACGCGCGGGGCGCGCTACTGCAGGACCACGTCGTCGATGGTCACGGGCTCGGCGGGCGCGCCGTCGGGCGCGTCGTTGACCGTGCCCTTGCTGATGACGTCGTCGATGAGCTGGTCGAGGCCCGAGGTCACCTGGCCGACGACGGAGTAGCCGCCCGCGGCGTCCGAGGGGATGGTGGTGTCGCCGTAGACGATGAAGAACTGGTGGCCGTTCGACTCGGCGTCGCCGCCCGCGCGCGCCATGGCGATCGTGCCCGCCGGGTAGACGTCATCCTCGGGCGCGTTCTCGATCGGACCGTACTGGTAGCTGGGGTCGCCGGCGCCGGTGCCGTCGACCGAGCCGCACTGGAGCACCGAGAAGCCCTCGGAGGTCGTGAGGCGGTGGCACGTGCGCCCGGCGTAGAAGCCGGTCTGGGCGTCGTTGACGACGGCGGAGACCGCCTGCGGGGCCGCGGCGCCGTCGAGCTCGATGGCGAGCTCGACCCCGTCGATCGTCATCGTGCCCGTCCACGTGCGGCCCTCGGCGAGGGAGGGGTCGGGCACCGTCGACTCGGCGGCGGGGGCGCTCGTCGAGGGCGCCGGGGTCTCGGTCGCCGCGGCGTCGACGGGTCCCTGGCGATCCCAGACGAGGGCCGCGCCGCCGACGAGCACGACGAGGGCGACCGCTGCGCCGACGATCGAGTCGCGCACCTGCCGGCGCTGCCGGCGCTCGTGCACGGCCTGGCGCGCCTTGTAGTCGCGCACGCGGCGCTGCTGCTCCTGCTTCGTGACCACGGATGCTCCCTCGTCGTCCGCGCGCTCGTCGCGCGGATGCGCCGTCCAGGCTAGCGGGTGGGCGCCCGCTGCCCGGCGGCGGCGCGGGCCGCGCCGGAGCCGCGTGGGCGGCCGCGCCTACGATGGAGGCATGGTGATGGGGGCGA
This genomic interval carries:
- a CDS encoding peptidylprolyl isomerase; translation: MVTKQEQQRRVRDYKARQAVHERRQRRQVRDSIVGAAVALVVLVGGAALVWDRQGPVDAAATETPAPSTSAPAAESTVPDPSLAEGRTWTGTMTIDGVELAIELDGAAAPQAVSAVVNDAQTGFYAGRTCHRLTTSEGFSVLQCGSVDGTGAGDPSYQYGPIENAPEDDVYPAGTIAMARAGGDAESNGHQFFIVYGDTTIPSDAAGGYSVVGQVTSGLDQLIDDVISKGTVNDAPDGAPAEPVTIDDVVLQ